A region from the Octopus sinensis unplaced genomic scaffold, ASM634580v1 Contig12101, whole genome shotgun sequence genome encodes:
- the LOC115229214 gene encoding GPI ethanolamine phosphate transferase 3-like, producing MLNGPYLRRYNEVFKCLHLHLCRQYGIKKSKKLKTHLVQSVITNEFVEIRVDTNLPTDNAIPNNMPDIFVHATQLLLSSKIKSVIDNETILFVFGDHGSVPNGSHGDGEGEEKTALFVYSKKNLSANHYSTTELNQIEQDSFTPTLAALLGVPIPFQNLGSVINELTNPGKNIDIIRNNALQILTFYESLQAKEIISKYIKEAEFQYLSKNYSEASNLYYRFMNETKKSIYKKWRICDTQITIQCFIYSLYLIYPIICITDNKFVPSTLRCLLIGILVYFQSYLPSSFFVPSSICIFVLLTISNIFN from the exons ATGCTTAATGGTCCCTACCTTAGACGCTATAACGAAGTGTTCAAATGCTTGCATTTACATCTATGTCGCCAATATGGaattaaaaagtcaaaaaaattaaaaacccatTTAGTCCAATCCGTTATCACCAATGAATTTGTAGAAATCCGAGTCGATACAAACCTCCCGACTGATAATGCTATTCCGAATAACATGCCAGACATATTTGTTCATGCAACACAATTACTCCTATCGAG caAAATTAAATCCGTCATTGACAATGAgacaattttatttgtatttggcGATCATGGATCAGTTCCTAATGGATCTCACGGAGAtggggaaggagaagaaaaaactgCTTTATTTGtttacagtaaaaaaaatctttctgCAAATCACTATTCAACA ACTGAATTAAATCAAATTGAGCAGGATAGTTTTACTCCAACATTGGCAGCTTTACTTGGTGTTCCAATCCCTTTTCAGAATCTTGGTTCGGTAATTAATGAACTTACAAACCCAGGAAAA AATATTGATATTATCAGAAATAATGCTTtacaaattttgacattttatgaGTCTCTCCAGGCAAAAGAAATAATATCAAAGTATATAAAAGAAGCAGAATTtcaatatttatcaaaaaattattCAGAAGCATCCAATTTATATTATCGTTTTATGAATGAAACCAAGAAATCAATTTACAAGAAATGGAGAATTTGTGATACTCAAATAACAATTCaatgctttatttattcattatatcttATTTATCCGATAATTTGTATTACCGATAACAAATTTGTCCCTTCTACGCTTCGATGTCTATTAATCGGTATTTTAGTTTATTTCCAATCTTATCTTCCTTCGTCTTTTTTTGTTCCATCAAGCATTTGCATATTTGTACTGCTCACTATTTCC aatatctTCAACTGA